ATACTTCATCTTCTCTTTCCAAAATAAACTGGAAATAGGTTCAGTTGGAGATCATTTTTAAAAGGGGGAACACATCGTTAACTTAAAAATGCATTCTGTAGATAAACCCAAATAGTAAAATAATAGTACCTCTTTTCAACAAAAGAATCATCCAAGCAGCGCTTCTCCAAACAGTGATTACCACAAATTTGAAAACAATCCATATTAACTCTCATGAGTGTACTGCTTGTATTATCAGTGTGTGGGGATGGGTGAATATAAACGCACCTTCTCCCCACATTAATATAGCGTAAAACTAGGTGAAATACCATTTTCACAAGTAGTGaccttctatttatttctattccaaAATGTGAGTTTTCAACCCCAGGGTGTGGCCGGGGTTCGACCCGTTCTGTTTTTCACAGAGAGTGATGTGAGGAGggtagggagatagacattgaattAACCGTTCTGCTTAGGAGCAAAGACACAGTCATAACTCATGCAAAAGAAAGTCCAAGAGTATCCCCCTATCCTTCAAAGGTCATACAGAACACACCGGCAGCCTTCACTAAGACACTCTTACCTCTGATAAAATGCTGCTAGCAttgtaaaaataaaatgactATCTTAGTAGAACGCCTGATCATTTTCCCACATCTTTGGCTCAAACGTCACCCGAGGTGATCCACGGCTGCCGATGGAATCCGCCGTCCAGTACGACAGTGTGCCTGAGTATTACTTCCACGTGACGTCCGGGTAGCGCTAAACACTCTGACTTAGATGTGGTCCGCCACAGTGTTCTGTTTTGTTCAGTTTgggtttttggtgtttttttccccccagtaaaTACATTGGGAAAATCTTATGCTTCAGATAAGGACCGAAGCAAGTCCTTGTAGATAGCAGAGTTCATGAATCGGGGGTACGAGTCTCTGTGCATCAGGGTGTAAATCTGAAGTTGGGCGTCGTCAAAAATGTGTTGTGATGGTTCCTGCATGTTCTCGTTGATCACCTCTCTTACGCGGGAGTCCAAGCTGACCTGGAGAGGATAACAAGGCATGTAGTCATTGGCTTAAaagtctttcctctcctttctttcctccgtctttctctctctccccacctccctccccctctcccttcctccaaagaATAGTACTTGTTCTTTGCTGAGAAATATTTATAAGCGGAAGCAGTCCTGGGTCTGTGAATGTTGTCAAGTCCCAGTTGTCATTTTAAAATTTAGCAGGTAAAAGCCATGAATTGCTGGGCAGAAAGACTGGTTTAAATATTGCTAAGTTCTGCTGATGAAAATGTGTGTTTCAATTGATGGGTAGGGGCATTCCAATCATATATTTAAAAATGTATGTACCATGTAAAATTGGAATTTGTCAAAGTGTTTGACTAAGAccttctcattcaatagtatttattgagcgcttactgtgtgcagaccactgtactaagcgcttctcctTAAGATAGGTTgaaaactccatgagggcagaggcCGTATCTCttagttgtattttcccaagtgggaagtacagtgctctgcacccagtatgcactcaataaatacagttgattataaTTACCACAATATAAAGAAATCTTTAATAATAGAGGAAAGTTGGGATCTCCTTTCTGTTTGAGTGAAAGTGAAGCTGGACTTAACAGAAATGAGTATGGAATTTAGGGAAACAACTGAGGTCATTATAGGCgaggaatgtgtttaccgactctattgtaccgtaTTCTTCCAACCACttccaaagtgctcaataagtacaatcaaaTAATTAAACAGAGCGTTCATTTCACCCCTTGCAGATTTGTCATAGCTTGATCTGACTGCTGACAAAGCTGAATAGGAAAGTGGGCACTGCAGGACAATGCAGCGGAGCTCTCACTCTGAGAGGATTGACCTTTATTAATAGTTCAAGAGTCGGTCCATTCAGGGGCAAATGTCTGTCAGGTTTAAAGTTTAATGTGTATGGTCTGAATAGGAAAATGTCACTTGGGCTTCTTCAAAACAGTTTACCCGAATCAGATCAGTAAAAATGgattgtgtatgtgtgggtgatATTTTCCATATGGGATTGAATTGCTTTGGAAAAAGCAGGATGTATTGAAATGTGAAATGGGTGACACGGCAGGAGCAGTCTCCAAATGTCAGAGCAAAGTGACCAGGCAGCCGAGGGACTAGTGTTTCCAAAGGCGAAAGCCTTGGAGGATGCTTGGAATGTATGGAAAACCAgcttggtgggggaggaggctcaCATACCTCTCTGGGAGAAAGGCTGGAAATGTAATTGTCGTATATTAGCTTGGCTTTCTCTTCGACTTTGGTTTTGCTGGCCTCCTGCTTCAGTTCTTCACAGGCCATCCAGAATTGCATATTCTCTTCACTGAATTCGGAGCGGAGGAATTCTCGGAACGTATTTCTTCCAGCCGGAGTCATCATCAGATTGTCAAATGACTGAGCCCAGGTATTCACTTGTTCAAGAGTAGGAGTCAAGCTTGGTGGAGTGGcgcagaggagaaaggaaagtgaCGCATTAGCGCAAGCGAATTAAATTCAGTCATGGCATGTGAAGGAAAGCCCATACGTAGTTCTTGGCCCCTCTCAGGCTGAGAGGTTGTGTGcagtcagttctctcatctttggGCTGTAAGCTTGCCACAATTTAAAAATGGTGGTGATCGTTCAGAGAAATGACTCTAAAGAGATCGGTAAAATCACCCGGTCTTGTAACCGTCAGCcttgtggggagatggggacgtACATACCTCTCTATTGTCTGGGTCTGAATGGGGCGGGTGTCATTTTGGAGAATTTTTCCGTTTTGAAAATATCTATTTCGGATCCAAGTTGAATCCTCAAACCCCAGCTCCTGCTATGGGGATCATGGCTGTGTCCCCCAAGGGTAACTTCTGTGAAACCCACCCAGCtacttctacttctctgtgcctcagttacctcatttgtaaaatggggattaagactgtgagcctcatgtgggacaacctgattaccctgtaaatctaccccagcgctaagacagtgctctgcacatagtaagcacgcactTAACAcctgaccaacattattattattattgtattactggagtctccctccctcctcctccacccacaagATGAAGTAAATTCCCCTGACAGGCAGAATTAGTGAGCTTTCAAATCCCTGTTCCTTTCCCTGCTGCCCAGGGAGCCTTTTGGCAGCCCCCAGAGATCAGAGATGCTGGCATTAGGGTGAAGGGCGCAAGGCAGCGTGGAGCTCCCGGAACGCCTACGTGGCAGTTGCAAAGTGGGTGGATTCTTGGCAAATCAGGATGTGGTGCATGAACTCAAGAGCCCAGCTTCCATTGCTCGAAACCTGGATATCTGTGAATCCAGAAAGACTACAACAACAATTgcattcctttcctctttttaggGTGAGGGgcgtggggggtgggcagagaagctCAGGTGGACAGAAATGTGGGAGTTTGGGAGTTTTGTTGGAGAAAGGCATTTTTCCCCATGCCAAGTGATGAGTCACAGCCAGGACTGACTGCTGTTAGATGCCGAATAGGAAATGGGAGCACCATTGGATTAAAAATCAAATGGTGACAACTGTGCTTACATCATCAATTAGCTCTAAAAACATGAAAGAATGATGGGGCTTAACTTATTTTTTTACCACTTTTTTACACTCCCTTTTTAACATTGGGCGTTTGTCAGCTCGAAAGTGGAACTCATACATGACTTTTTTATCCTTTTCAGTTTACCAGTAGTTTCCCACTTTTGTCACGAACTCTTTAGTTATCGTGTATTTGTGATTGCAGATACTGAGAAAATGCTTCAGTTGCTTTTCCGAGGAGTACAGTTGCAGCAAAACATTAAAGTTTTTCTCCTGGCATTTTTTTTGGCAATTTTGCTCTGAAATTCAAGGAGTAGAAGACCTACTAGTATCCTACAAAAGTTAAACTTTCCTTAAGCCAGGACAATTACAGGCTTCCTTATTCTTTGTCTCTATTGGAGCTTCACTAGATGGTGAACTACCTTTAATTTTATGCCAGGTTTCTTAAGGGAATGGCAGTTTTATTCCCTCCATCCTCCAACAACGTGGAGGTTACGTTGTCGTAAAAACCCAGTTTTAAAGGAAAACATCCTTGGCCTGCCCACGACCATTTTCCAACCCAAAAtgggccttttttatggtatttgttaagcgcttacaatatgccgggcagtgtactacgtgctaggtagatacaatataatccagttggacatagtctctctctcacatagggcccacagtcataatctccattttacagatgaggtaacttgaggcacagagaagttgagtgacctgccaaaggtcacatagcaaacaagtggtagatccagattaggaatccaggtctctgactcccagacctgtgctttttccactaggctacgctgcttctcagaagcattctgacttgattatcttgtatctaacccggttgtttagtacaatgcttggcacatagcacttaaatatattaaaaaatctCTCTAATGCGTTAATTGATGAAGTGAAAACACATATGGCAAAACTGAGGATGCCAAGCTTTgcaccgagtgctggggtagacacaagggaaaacAGAATacacaaggtccctgtcccacgtgggggtgcGTGATATAAACAGGAGCTCTAGTTCAAATCTGGGGTACGGCGGCAAGATTGTTAATAAGGGTTCGGGTTTCCAGTCCCCCGCAAACTCTTAGGATTGCTTTCCAAGAAGATCCTTAGGGAGGAGATGTGCAGGCTGAAAAGGAAAGTGAGAGCTAGCAGTCCATAGCGATATTATCCCTACAGCTAAAATGAGTGTGTTGTTATGTCACAGTTTACCGTGGACTGGGTTGCCCAAATTAGCTCATTCGAGCCCCAAAAGTGCATTTTTGGCTTAGATTATCCAATATCCCAGAGGCAACAACTCACCTCTGAAATATCCATGTAATTGAGGGGTAAATGGCATTATCTAAATAATTTGCTAGAGGCCAGTGGCCAAGACTGCCAAGAAGGTAAACTGTCGTGTGTTTGAAAACCACGAGTAGTGACTGAATTAGAATCCCCCTATGTCTGTCAGTAGGAACCATTTCAGCCCTTGTATTTAGCCCCCTAAGTGGCAGGTGTTTGCGGTTATTTTTGCCAGTTTCTAGGGAGCAGCTGAAACCCAGGCAGGGCAGGCTAAATAGACAAGGCTTCTTGCTGGGGCATTCCCATTCTTTCCGACTTGTCCCGGGGGTCCACCTGATTGACAGCTCTTTCCTGGAGGGGCTGGTGGCTCTGTGCTGCCGACTGCCAGCCTGCCAGAACCTTGGTCCCCCTAAAAAGCATTCCAGGCTCCCAAAGGgttgaaggatggggaggggggaaaggcggAGTTGGAAAATTTGTCTCAACACTTGCTGCCTGTCGCGTCAGATGAGCACGGCTTGACACCATGGATTCTGAGCAGGGCTTGGAAGTGGAGCTTGAGTCAGGAGGCTCAGCATCACATGCCATTTATTCAGCGTTTTTTATGTGCcgagtgccggggcagatactattttatccggttggacacagtctgtcccacatagagctcccaatatatcttattccccttttgtagatgaggcaaccgaggcacagagaagtcaagtgacttccctcagcatacaggtggcggagtggggactaggacccgggtttcctgactcccagcaccagGCACTAGCCTCTGTCTGCGCGGCACTGTCCCTGCAGGCGGGTATTCCGGGGTTTGTTTTGTCCTGAGCAGCGCGATTCAGAAACGAATAGTTCAAGTCGAAAGGCCCCTTTGAGGAATACCCTCGCCTTAGGTGCCCCGTGGTTTCCTCCAACCCCACCGGCCCAAGCCTCTCCTGGAAATGGGTGATGCCAAACTGAGTCCGCGCTGCCTGTTTGCACCTTGCTGTGCTGCCGCTTACCTTTCTTCACAGATGGTCAGGCCCTCTCCTTGGACCTCTTGGGAAGCTCTCCTGGCCCGTTCCTCATCTTGATTCTGAACCGCAAGACTGCAAGGGAAGAAGTATCTGTTGGTCAGGCTGGGATAAGGAGTCAACTTGCCCCAGGCGGGTTTTCTCTAGTTTCCCCTGTTCATTTCAGAGCATAAGTTGCTCCTCTGGGACTTAGTCCCATCTTGGCCATTTGACCAAGGCTCACTCCTTTGACTGCAGTTTGGAAGAAGGTGGCCAAGCGTTTGAAAACTGCTGCAAACCGTTCTTTgatcttccatttcctcatctgggaagggGAGTGAATCACCCAGTACCTGCCTTCCCGAAGCCTCCATCCCACCCGTAGCATCCCagtgcctcccttcctcccataccACCCTGTCCCAGTTCATGCCTCATTCATCCTTCAGTGGGGAAGATGCAGGCTTTGCAGACATCTTGCCAAAAGCTCCAAGCCTGCACCTCTGATTCCCACCGTGGCCTTGGACTCCAaattagttccagtttgggagcTGGCCTGCTGAGGTTAGTTTGAAG
This sequence is a window from Ornithorhynchus anatinus isolate Pmale09 chromosome 7, mOrnAna1.pri.v4, whole genome shotgun sequence. Protein-coding genes within it:
- the RGS20 gene encoding LOW QUALITY PROTEIN: regulator of G-protein signaling 20 (The sequence of the model RefSeq protein was modified relative to this genomic sequence to represent the inferred CDS: deleted 1 base in 1 codon) — protein: MRMAGQPPAPGEKPAANGCDPGRDLRGAPDAAGQGQSMGSEQMEMRKRQTSVPQELPGSAPDSPEWGPQTPICCCFCWCCCCSCSCLAVQNQDEERARRASQEVQGEGLTICEESLTPTLEQVNTWAQSFDNLMMTPAGRNTFREFLRSEFSEENMQFWMACEELKQEASKTKVEEKAKLIYDNYISSLSPREVSLDSRVREVINENMQEPSQHIFDDAQLQIYTLMHRDSYPRFMNSAIYKDLLRSLSEA